In a genomic window of Pseudodesulfovibrio senegalensis:
- a CDS encoding extracellular solute-binding protein produces the protein MKKLIVLMMLAVFAVAGTAQADTLKLLTWKGYAPQELMDKFEKETGIKVEATYSNNEEMISKLRATRGAGFDLAQPSQDRISSVQAKFKIYQPLDYSKINADLFVASMLDAVKKNTLVKGESYAVPFCWGTSGLVVNSEKAPGAKSYKALLDPKYKGRVSYRVKRPTLIATAFALGYNPFDLYNDTAAYKAMLDKVEAALIEAKPVVKNYWANGDALLESMRSGEVFVAMAWDSGGWKLHADNPAIDFVAPEEGALGWIDTFAIPAKAKNVDAAYKWINFIMKPENAGYFTSKEKYGTASKGANEFVDPAVAANFKRSFPQADVDNIKWYPPVPSVLEKLEGKVLDRIKAAQ, from the coding sequence ATGAAAAAGTTGATCGTGCTGATGATGCTTGCCGTGTTTGCCGTGGCGGGGACCGCCCAGGCCGACACCCTGAAGCTGCTGACCTGGAAAGGATACGCGCCTCAGGAACTCATGGACAAATTCGAAAAGGAAACCGGAATCAAGGTCGAAGCCACCTATTCCAACAACGAGGAAATGATCTCCAAACTGCGCGCCACGCGCGGCGCCGGATTCGACCTCGCCCAGCCCAGCCAGGACCGCATCTCTTCGGTGCAGGCCAAATTCAAGATCTACCAGCCGCTGGATTACTCCAAGATCAATGCCGACCTGTTCGTGGCCTCCATGCTGGACGCCGTGAAAAAGAATACGCTGGTCAAGGGCGAATCCTACGCCGTGCCGTTCTGCTGGGGCACCTCCGGTCTGGTGGTCAACAGCGAAAAGGCTCCGGGCGCAAAGTCCTACAAGGCCCTGCTCGATCCCAAGTACAAGGGCCGCGTGAGCTACCGCGTCAAGCGCCCCACGCTCATCGCCACCGCATTTGCGCTGGGCTACAATCCCTTTGATCTTTACAATGACACCGCCGCCTACAAGGCCATGCTCGACAAGGTCGAGGCCGCACTCATCGAAGCCAAGCCCGTGGTCAAGAACTACTGGGCCAACGGCGACGCCCTGCTGGAATCCATGCGTTCCGGCGAAGTGTTCGTGGCCATGGCCTGGGACAGCGGCGGATGGAAGCTCCACGCCGACAATCCCGCCATCGATTTCGTGGCTCCCGAAGAGGGCGCGCTGGGCTGGATCGACACCTTTGCCATTCCGGCCAAGGCCAAGAACGTGGATGCCGCCTACAAGTGGATCAATTTCATCATGAAGCCCGAGAACGCCGGTTACTTCACCTCCAAGGAAAAGTACGGCACTGCCTCCAAGGGCGCCAACGAATTTGTGGACCCGGCCGTGGCCGCCAACTTCAAGCGCTCCTTCCCGCAGGCCGACGTGGACAACATCAAGTGGTATCCGCCGGTTCCTTCCGTGCTGGAAAAGCTTGAAGGCAAGGTGCTCGACAGGATCAAGGCAGCGCAGTAG
- a CDS encoding adenylate/guanylate cyclase domain-containing protein encodes MSSSRKTVIIPLYINILTIFFLLITSAVGVVVLYNQHMNAQSALKSADQFMNRVGTTILERTQAVFGPALMAADTFSRATDIGEKPNLLTHPLAPMFFSTLEQNPGLTSIYIGFADGDFFLISSLKDRPDARTAIGAPAKAMWYTRAIFHRADGFRYSLTKYLDKGFALMGSSVEKQPAYDPSKRPWYTLARGSAQPMLSDIYMYSFSREPGISVARRFDAEVPGVVALDISLAKLADFMDSQRVGKLGELTIFEPNGQVFVHPDTKAMLISKTKNGNTSIVPATVPELGSPVLEKLYMAFLSREAGSSTALPLTVNNVHYMGSVRALPESLGKPIYLAMAVPTREFTGPITAAGRKSMIASLIILALYIPLIIWVSRRITKPLNALMGHVDDVRHFRLDKPIAVRTHISELHRLGKAMETMRTTLRSFGRYIPRKLVKNMITLGIHPTLGGERRELTIFFSDIKDFTPMAETMAPEELTTTISEYFQKLGSRISNGGGTIDKYMGDAIMAFWNAPAHQPDHAERACLTALRCRRAAQRLNQQRAANGLPPLTTRFGLHTDEAVVGNVGSSDRMNFTVMGAAVNLASRLEGLNKYYGTTILVSETTARKAGDRFLFRTAGKVLPKGVSQPVAIAELAGLQPGHEANTDMHDDLLADTRKRQTAGQWESALDLFNRWKFKEAEQRICAVLQKNPDDGLAAVYCDLARQYMESPPAPDWNGILKFSDK; translated from the coding sequence ATGTCCAGCAGCAGAAAGACCGTCATCATCCCGCTCTACATCAACATCCTGACCATCTTCTTCCTGCTCATCACCAGCGCCGTGGGCGTGGTCGTCCTCTACAACCAGCACATGAACGCACAATCCGCCCTGAAATCCGCAGACCAGTTCATGAACAGGGTGGGGACCACCATCCTTGAACGAACACAGGCGGTATTCGGTCCGGCGTTGATGGCTGCCGACACCTTTTCCAGAGCCACGGACATAGGGGAAAAACCCAACCTGCTGACGCATCCGCTTGCGCCCATGTTCTTCAGCACGCTGGAACAGAATCCCGGGCTGACCTCCATCTACATCGGCTTTGCGGACGGGGACTTCTTCCTGATTTCCTCGCTCAAGGACAGGCCGGACGCTCGCACGGCCATCGGCGCGCCAGCCAAAGCCATGTGGTACACACGGGCCATCTTCCACCGCGCGGACGGTTTTCGCTATTCATTGACAAAATATCTGGACAAGGGATTTGCGCTCATGGGTTCCAGCGTGGAGAAACAACCCGCCTACGACCCGAGCAAACGCCCGTGGTACACCTTGGCCAGAGGCTCTGCCCAACCCATGTTGAGTGACATATATATGTATTCATTTTCCCGGGAGCCGGGCATTTCCGTGGCCCGCAGATTCGACGCGGAGGTTCCCGGCGTGGTGGCGTTGGACATATCACTGGCCAAACTGGCCGACTTCATGGATTCGCAACGGGTCGGCAAGCTCGGCGAGCTCACGATCTTTGAACCGAACGGCCAGGTTTTCGTACACCCGGACACCAAGGCCATGCTGATCAGCAAAACCAAAAACGGCAATACGTCCATTGTTCCGGCAACCGTCCCCGAGCTGGGCAGCCCGGTTCTGGAAAAGCTCTACATGGCATTTCTATCCCGAGAGGCCGGGAGTTCCACGGCCCTGCCCCTGACCGTGAACAACGTGCACTACATGGGGTCCGTACGCGCCCTGCCGGAATCACTGGGAAAACCGATCTATCTGGCCATGGCCGTACCCACGCGGGAGTTCACCGGCCCCATCACCGCCGCAGGACGCAAGAGCATGATCGCATCGCTGATCATCCTCGCCCTTTATATACCGCTGATCATCTGGGTCTCGCGGCGGATCACCAAGCCCCTGAATGCGCTCATGGGCCACGTTGACGACGTGCGGCATTTCCGGCTGGACAAGCCCATTGCCGTGCGCACCCATATTTCGGAACTGCACCGGCTGGGCAAGGCCATGGAAACCATGCGCACAACCCTGCGCTCGTTCGGCAGATACATTCCCCGCAAGCTGGTCAAAAACATGATCACCCTGGGCATACACCCGACGCTGGGCGGAGAACGCCGCGAACTGACAATTTTCTTCAGCGACATCAAAGACTTTACCCCCATGGCCGAAACCATGGCGCCCGAGGAACTGACAACGACCATTTCCGAATACTTCCAGAAACTGGGAAGCAGAATCAGCAATGGCGGCGGCACCATAGACAAATACATGGGCGACGCGATCATGGCATTCTGGAACGCCCCGGCACACCAGCCAGACCACGCGGAACGGGCATGCCTGACGGCCCTTCGCTGTCGCCGGGCAGCGCAAAGGCTCAATCAACAACGCGCGGCAAACGGCCTGCCGCCGCTGACCACCCGTTTCGGCCTGCATACGGACGAAGCCGTGGTCGGCAATGTGGGCTCATCGGACCGCATGAATTTCACGGTCATGGGCGCTGCCGTGAACCTTGCTTCACGCCTTGAAGGGCTGAACAAGTACTACGGCACCACCATCCTTGTGAGCGAGACCACGGCCCGAAAGGCCGGAGACCGGTTCCTGTTCCGCACTGCGGGCAAGGTGCTGCCCAAGGGCGTGAGCCAGCCGGTGGCCATCGCCGAACTGGCGGGGTTGCAGCCCGGTCACGAAGCAAACACGGACATGCATGACGACCTGCTGGCCGACACAAGGAAACGGCAAACAGCCGGACAATGGGAGAGCGCGCTGGACCTGTTCAATCGATGGAAATTCAAGGAAGCCGAACAGCGCATATGCGCAGTGCTGCAGAAAAACCCGGACGACGGCCTGGCCGCCGTATACTGCGATCTGGCCCGGCAATACATGGAATCGCCGCCCGCACCGGATTGGAACGGAATCCTCAAATTTTCCGACAAGTAA
- a CDS encoding PAS domain S-box protein: MKQSGSKYTGRPEDMGQAMERIRQLEAELDQSEKRFRLLFDGVEDAVFVFRVLPDGRRGPFIDVNQAACARLGYDREELLTMSVRDIDAADQRNLVPEIAERFASRPNAVFEITHTASDGRRIPVEVSARKFMYDGYPTILSIARDISERKRREEEQEHALAGMEGLAAERARELSAVNQRLRDEIGERARAQEALQHSEERHRRFFESNMLPMLMVNTEDGRIEYANPAAMRYYGYPREQLLAMSVHDLNPLSHRRVAGFIREVLDGRPESFLFQHRLASGELRDVEVFSCPMELDGQVKLFSIITDVTQRRQAERDLTLAKEQAESANRAKNEFLATMSHEIRTPLNGVLGMLQLVLGTELTDEQHEFVNTAILSGRSLLRIFSDLLDLSAIEAGKLSIVDSEFRLRDTVYPVVGSFAHEASAKGLAVDWNVSGGDDFMLLGDVTRIRQLLYNLMGNSIKYTEAGSVFIDASIMRTSEDGHSAEVLFTISDTGIGIPDDKLEYVMQSFTQVDGSYARKYGGAGLGLSIVRRLVLMMGGSMSIATEEGKGTEICVLLRLGIGSAVAAGPEEEDRGPAPVPTNRKDARILLVEDERVNRMAVLRMLERLGYSSVMCATNGAEAVNMADEHDFSCIFMDMQMPIMTGEEAVAVIRESGSRNEQTPIVAMTAHAMPESRDRFIAMGMDAYMAKPVDMHELGELLDGLFAQRPSVAGC; encoded by the coding sequence ATGAAACAGAGCGGCAGCAAATACACAGGACGGCCCGAGGACATGGGACAGGCCATGGAGCGGATTCGGCAACTTGAAGCCGAGCTGGACCAGAGTGAGAAGCGGTTTCGCCTGCTGTTCGACGGCGTGGAGGATGCCGTTTTCGTGTTTCGGGTTCTGCCGGACGGACGCCGCGGCCCGTTCATCGACGTGAATCAGGCCGCGTGCGCGCGCCTCGGCTACGACCGCGAGGAATTGCTGACCATGTCCGTTCGCGACATCGACGCCGCGGACCAGCGCAACCTTGTGCCGGAGATTGCGGAGCGCTTTGCATCCCGTCCCAACGCCGTGTTCGAAATAACGCATACGGCCAGCGACGGCAGGCGCATTCCCGTGGAGGTGAGCGCCCGGAAATTCATGTACGACGGTTATCCCACCATATTGTCCATTGCCCGGGACATTTCTGAGCGCAAGCGCAGGGAAGAGGAGCAGGAACACGCTCTGGCCGGAATGGAAGGGCTTGCCGCCGAGCGTGCCCGGGAACTTTCCGCGGTCAACCAAAGGCTGCGGGACGAGATCGGGGAACGGGCACGGGCACAGGAGGCCCTGCAACACAGCGAGGAGCGGCATCGCAGGTTTTTCGAGAGCAACATGCTCCCCATGCTCATGGTCAACACGGAAGACGGCCGTATCGAATACGCCAACCCCGCGGCCATGCGTTACTACGGGTATCCGCGCGAACAGTTGTTGGCAATGAGCGTGCATGATCTCAATCCTCTGTCGCACCGCCGTGTTGCCGGGTTCATCAGGGAAGTCCTCGACGGCAGGCCGGAGTCGTTTCTGTTCCAGCACCGATTGGCGTCGGGCGAACTGCGCGACGTGGAGGTCTTTTCCTGCCCCATGGAGCTGGACGGGCAGGTCAAGCTGTTTTCCATTATCACGGATGTCACGCAACGCAGGCAGGCCGAGCGGGATCTCACGCTGGCCAAGGAGCAGGCAGAGTCGGCCAACCGCGCCAAGAACGAGTTTTTGGCCACCATGAGTCATGAAATACGCACGCCGCTCAATGGTGTGCTGGGCATGTTGCAGCTGGTTCTGGGCACGGAGCTCACCGATGAGCAGCACGAATTCGTGAACACGGCCATTCTTTCCGGCCGGAGCCTGCTCAGGATTTTTTCCGACCTTCTGGATCTTTCAGCCATCGAGGCAGGCAAGCTGTCCATCGTGGATTCCGAGTTCCGCCTGCGCGACACGGTGTATCCCGTAGTCGGGTCATTTGCCCATGAAGCTTCGGCCAAGGGGCTTGCGGTGGACTGGAATGTTTCCGGCGGCGACGATTTCATGCTGCTTGGCGATGTGACCCGCATCCGGCAACTGCTCTACAACCTCATGGGCAACAGCATCAAATACACCGAAGCCGGGAGCGTTTTCATCGATGCCTCGATTATGCGTACATCGGAGGACGGCCACAGCGCGGAGGTGCTTTTCACCATTTCGGACACCGGAATCGGCATACCGGATGACAAGCTGGAGTACGTGATGCAGAGCTTCACCCAGGTGGACGGCTCCTATGCGCGCAAGTACGGCGGGGCAGGGCTGGGCCTGAGCATTGTGCGGCGGCTGGTGCTCATGATGGGTGGCAGCATGAGCATTGCCACGGAAGAGGGAAAGGGCACTGAGATTTGCGTGTTGCTGCGCCTTGGGATCGGGAGTGCCGTTGCCGCGGGACCGGAGGAGGAAGACAGGGGGCCCGCGCCTGTTCCCACCAACCGCAAGGACGCCCGTATTCTTCTCGTGGAGGACGAACGGGTCAATCGCATGGCGGTTTTGCGCATGCTGGAACGGCTCGGCTATTCCTCGGTTATGTGCGCCACCAACGGCGCCGAGGCGGTGAACATGGCTGACGAACATGATTTCAGTTGCATTTTCATGGATATGCAGATGCCCATCATGACCGGGGAAGAGGCCGTGGCCGTCATTCGGGAATCCGGTAGCCGCAACGAACAAACGCCCATCGTGGCCATGACCGCCCACGCCATGCCCGAAAGCCGGGACCGCTTTATTGCCATGGGCATGGATGCCTACATGGCCAAGCCCGTGGACATGCACGAGCTCGGGGAACTGTTGGACGGCCTTTTTGCCCAAAGGCCCTCTGTTGCCGGGTGCTAG
- a CDS encoding ABC transporter permease, giving the protein MQKSRLGLWLFLTPVLLWLVLLIVLPHLDLLIMSFRGENDLGAPVWTMQNYMNFFTEPIYWLTFVRTALYSIITTAITLVLGLPVAFYIAKLARTRTQGTLTLLLLLPFWVSELVRIYGWMILLRESGVLNHLLVSSGLLSRPVEMLYNDATMIMGLVYTSMLFMVVPLISVMESLDDSLIEAAHDLGASKLVIWRDIIIPHCKPGITSGCIVVFMLALGNYLTPNLMGGKNSLWFTEQIYNQFIASFNWNQGSAFGFLLLLLSSLIIWAGLKISRQKLGEVAS; this is encoded by the coding sequence ATGCAAAAATCCCGCCTCGGCCTCTGGCTGTTTTTGACCCCGGTCCTGCTTTGGCTCGTGCTGCTCATCGTGCTGCCGCACCTCGACCTCTTGATAATGAGCTTTCGCGGCGAGAACGATCTGGGCGCCCCGGTCTGGACCATGCAGAACTACATGAATTTTTTCACCGAGCCCATCTACTGGCTCACCTTCGTGCGCACGGCTCTGTATTCCATCATCACCACGGCCATCACACTGGTGCTGGGACTGCCCGTGGCCTTCTACATCGCCAAGCTGGCGCGCACGCGCACGCAGGGCACCCTGACCCTGCTGCTTTTGCTGCCTTTCTGGGTCAGCGAGCTGGTGCGCATCTATGGCTGGATGATCCTGCTGCGCGAATCCGGGGTGCTCAACCATCTGCTGGTGAGCAGCGGCCTGCTTTCCCGGCCCGTGGAGATGCTTTACAACGACGCCACCATGATCATGGGGCTGGTCTACACCTCCATGCTGTTCATGGTCGTGCCGCTCATCTCGGTCATGGAAAGCCTTGACGATTCGCTCATCGAGGCGGCCCACGACCTCGGGGCCAGCAAGCTGGTCATCTGGCGCGATATCATCATCCCGCACTGCAAGCCGGGCATAACCTCGGGCTGCATCGTGGTCTTTATGCTCGCGTTGGGCAACTACCTGACCCCCAACCTCATGGGCGGCAAGAACTCACTCTGGTTCACCGAGCAGATCTACAACCAGTTCATCGCCAGCTTCAACTGGAATCAGGGCTCGGCCTTCGGATTCCTGCTGTTGCTGCTCAGTTCACTGATCATCTGGGCGGGGCTGAAAATCTCGCGCCAGAAACTCGGGGAGGTGGCATCATGA
- a CDS encoding ABC transporter permease — protein sequence MIRSLPRSRRYTWGFNLFIGAYFLFLFAPLVVTCVLAFNNSDFPSLPWQGFSLDWFLADGPDRIGIFHDEQNLRAIWTSFQTAFFVSIFCVLVGTCAAFLFEQEEFRFKGALYFLMLAPLVIPGVILGISLLLASNTAGMYVENNFGLDFDLFRPSFWLVVLGQFSFITTFVCLVVSARLRKFDRTLEEAALNLGANRLEVIWHITLKFLQPAIVGAGAVAFLMSFENFNTTLFLVGSEPTLPINLYLQVRDGSTPVINAVSLLLLVGTSILALVNLYFSKEEAD from the coding sequence ATGATCCGTTCCCTGCCGCGTTCCCGCCGCTATACGTGGGGCTTCAACCTGTTCATCGGCGCGTATTTCCTGTTTTTGTTCGCGCCGCTGGTGGTCACCTGCGTATTGGCCTTCAACAACTCGGATTTCCCGTCCCTGCCGTGGCAGGGATTCAGTCTGGACTGGTTCCTTGCGGACGGACCGGACAGGATCGGCATTTTTCACGACGAGCAGAACCTGCGCGCCATCTGGACCAGTTTCCAGACCGCGTTCTTCGTGTCCATTTTCTGCGTTCTCGTGGGAACCTGCGCCGCGTTCCTGTTCGAGCAGGAGGAGTTTCGCTTCAAGGGCGCACTCTATTTCCTGATGCTGGCCCCGCTGGTCATTCCCGGCGTCATCCTCGGCATTTCCCTGCTGTTGGCATCCAACACCGCGGGCATGTACGTGGAGAACAATTTCGGTTTGGATTTCGACCTGTTCCGGCCCAGCTTCTGGTTGGTGGTATTGGGGCAGTTCTCGTTCATCACCACGTTCGTGTGCCTTGTGGTCTCGGCACGGCTCAGAAAGTTCGACCGCACGCTGGAAGAGGCGGCCCTGAACCTCGGAGCCAACCGGCTGGAGGTCATATGGCACATCACGCTCAAGTTCTTGCAGCCGGCCATTGTCGGCGCCGGGGCCGTGGCTTTTCTCATGAGTTTCGAGAACTTCAACACCACGCTCTTTCTGGTGGGTTCCGAACCGACCTTGCCCATCAACCTGTACCTGCAGGTGCGCGACGGCAGCACCCCGGTCATCAATGCGGTGTCCCTGCTGCTTCTGGTGGGCACGTCGATTCTGGCGCTGGTCAATCTCTATTTCAGCAAGGAAGAGGCTGATTAG
- a CDS encoding ABC transporter ATP-binding protein, which translates to MDNDLSVRKLVKKFGDFTAVQNVDFDVPTGSFFSILGPSGCGKTTLLRMVAGFEEPTSGQIAIRGNDMLGVPPNQRPVNLVFQHLALFPMMTVAENIAFGLKRRKVDGPEIARRTQAMLERVGLPGYGDKRIGQLSGGQKQRVAIARCLVLEPSVLLLDEPLGALDLKLREQMKVELKKLQAKVGTTFIYITHDQSEALVMSDRVAVMNNGRFEQVGTPQELYGEPATPFVARFVGDNNTWAGSVLECSDGRAMIRTDDGFEFNARAREGCISGKRADLYLRPEAMRINPQRVEGQNVFGVTVKAILFDGANSRLLTVTPSEHELLVTLPQNRKFDYIRPGDEITVGWDPEAGLCFGGE; encoded by the coding sequence ATGGACAACGATCTTTCGGTTCGTAAGCTGGTCAAGAAATTCGGTGATTTCACCGCCGTGCAAAATGTCGATTTCGATGTGCCCACGGGTTCGTTTTTTTCCATTCTCGGGCCTTCTGGCTGCGGCAAGACAACGCTTTTGCGCATGGTGGCCGGGTTCGAGGAACCTACGTCCGGGCAAATAGCCATTCGCGGAAACGACATGCTGGGTGTGCCGCCCAACCAGCGGCCTGTGAATCTGGTCTTTCAGCATCTGGCGCTTTTTCCCATGATGACCGTGGCCGAGAACATCGCCTTCGGCCTCAAGCGCCGCAAGGTGGACGGCCCGGAAATAGCCCGGCGCACGCAGGCCATGCTGGAACGCGTGGGCCTGCCCGGGTACGGGGACAAGCGCATCGGCCAGCTTTCCGGCGGCCAGAAGCAGCGCGTGGCCATTGCCCGCTGTCTGGTGCTGGAGCCTTCCGTGCTCCTGCTGGATGAGCCGCTCGGCGCGCTGGACCTCAAGCTGCGCGAGCAGATGAAGGTGGAACTGAAAAAACTGCAGGCCAAGGTGGGCACCACGTTCATCTATATCACGCACGACCAGTCCGAGGCCTTGGTCATGTCCGACCGTGTGGCGGTCATGAACAACGGGCGTTTCGAGCAGGTGGGCACGCCGCAGGAATTGTACGGCGAGCCGGCAACCCCTTTCGTGGCCCGGTTCGTGGGCGACAACAACACCTGGGCCGGCAGTGTTCTGGAATGTAGCGACGGCCGCGCCATGATCCGCACGGACGACGGCTTTGAATTCAATGCCCGCGCCCGCGAAGGCTGCATCAGCGGCAAGCGCGCGGACCTCTATCTGCGGCCCGAGGCCATGCGCATCAATCCGCAGCGTGTGGAGGGGCAGAATGTTTTCGGAGTCACGGTCAAGGCCATCCTCTTTGACGGCGCCAACAGCCGACTGCTCACGGTCACCCCGTCAGAGCACGAACTGCTGGTGACCCTGCCCCAGAATCGCAAGTTCGACTACATCCGCCCGGGCGACGAGATCACCGTGGGCTGGGACCCGGAAGCGGGCCTGTGTTTCGGCGGGGAGTAG
- a CDS encoding ABC transporter substrate-binding protein has protein sequence MFTRNKTPTTHHAIRTAMACVMLGLLAMAVSRPVHAENTVCTLNLWTTETQPERMATIRYLAQAFSAINPDIHIDVTGIDENAVRHMGDMAGQEMAPDILACESGMIMAMACKGQFDLRLTGTMVRDIGINRFSKGILQRVSNSRSTPCGIPISGWVQGIWYRKDWFEKAGLAAPDTPERILAAAKTLHDPANDRYGILLGKREDVYAEQVFTHLALANGVEEYSPDGRVLFDSPEAVNTLRLYRELANYSPPGPQYWRGRDFYLQGKLAMMFYSTFIMDDLALPTIAADSLTPDNFPELGGSDFDPALLGNTGMVSVITGARPASYGVIQALGIATMNNERKRQAARRFVRFLYRPDAYITWLHMVPGGMLPVLRDVANSKDFYRDTQGVFRRYTHSHMRQIVAGLGSIESFGLRNGLIVPQAFEVSAEGILPAMITRCLSRELSPRQAVQWAAGCMREMGWSGSISVH, from the coding sequence ATGTTCACTCGAAACAAAACGCCGACCACACACCACGCGATCAGGACGGCAATGGCGTGCGTGATGCTCGGCCTGTTGGCCATGGCGGTTTCCCGTCCCGTCCATGCCGAAAACACGGTCTGCACCCTCAACCTGTGGACCACGGAAACCCAGCCCGAACGCATGGCCACCATTCGCTACCTTGCGCAGGCCTTTAGCGCCATCAACCCGGATATACATATCGATGTGACCGGCATTGACGAAAACGCGGTGCGCCACATGGGCGACATGGCAGGGCAGGAGATGGCACCGGACATACTGGCCTGCGAGTCCGGCATGATCATGGCCATGGCCTGCAAGGGGCAATTCGACCTCCGGCTTACCGGGACAATGGTCCGCGATATCGGCATCAACCGTTTTTCCAAGGGAATCCTGCAACGGGTTTCCAACAGCCGGAGCACGCCCTGCGGCATCCCCATAAGCGGTTGGGTGCAGGGCATCTGGTACCGCAAGGACTGGTTTGAAAAGGCGGGACTCGCCGCACCGGATACGCCCGAACGGATCCTGGCCGCGGCAAAGACCCTGCACGATCCGGCCAACGACAGATACGGCATCCTCCTGGGCAAGCGTGAGGACGTCTATGCCGAACAGGTCTTCACCCATCTTGCCCTGGCCAACGGCGTGGAAGAATATTCTCCGGACGGACGCGTGCTGTTCGACTCGCCCGAGGCCGTAAACACCCTGCGGCTCTACCGGGAACTGGCGAATTATTCACCGCCCGGACCGCAATACTGGCGGGGACGCGACTTCTACCTGCAGGGAAAGCTGGCCATGATGTTCTATTCCACATTCATCATGGACGACCTGGCCCTGCCCACCATCGCCGCCGATTCCCTGACCCCGGACAATTTTCCGGAACTCGGAGGCAGCGACTTCGACCCGGCCCTGCTGGGCAATACCGGCATGGTTTCGGTCATCACCGGAGCCCGCCCGGCCAGCTACGGCGTGATACAGGCGCTGGGCATAGCCACAATGAACAACGAGAGGAAAAGGCAGGCGGCGCGGCGTTTCGTCCGCTTTCTGTACCGGCCGGATGCCTACATCACGTGGCTGCACATGGTTCCGGGCGGCATGCTGCCCGTGCTGCGCGACGTGGCGAACAGCAAGGACTTCTACCGCGACACACAGGGCGTGTTCCGCCGCTACACGCACAGCCACATGCGCCAGATCGTGGCAGGACTGGGAAGCATCGAGTCATTCGGGCTCAGGAACGGCCTCATAGTGCCACAGGCTTTCGAGGTATCGGCCGAAGGCATACTCCCGGCCATGATCACACGTTGCCTGAGCCGGGAACTCTCGCCCCGGCAGGCCGTGCAATGGGCCGCAGGCTGCATGCGTGAAATGGGATGGTCCGGTTCCATCTCCGTGCACTGA